A region of Ferruginibacter albus DNA encodes the following proteins:
- a CDS encoding type II 3-dehydroquinate dehydratase, with product MKIAIINGPNLNLLGKREVDIYGNETFEIFFEKLKAQFPQVEFTYYQSNVEGELINEIQRVGYSYDAIIFNPGGYTHTSVAIGDAIAAIKTPVVEVHISNIFGREEFRKLSHVSGKSVGVISGLGLKGYALAIQYFL from the coding sequence ATGAAGATCGCAATCATTAATGGTCCCAACCTAAATCTGCTTGGTAAAAGAGAAGTGGATATTTATGGTAATGAAACCTTCGAAATTTTTTTCGAAAAGTTAAAAGCACAATTTCCTCAGGTTGAGTTTACGTATTATCAAAGCAATGTAGAAGGTGAACTGATCAATGAGATTCAACGGGTAGGGTATTCCTACGATGCTATTATTTTCAATCCCGGCGGTTATACGCATACTTCAGTTGCCATTGGCGATGCTATTGCAGCTATTAAAACTCCGGTGGTAGAAGTGCATATCTCCAACATTTTCGGAAGAGAAGAGTTCCGCAAGCTTTCTCATGTGTCCGGCAAAAGTGTTGGTGTGATCAGTGGCTTGGGGTTAAAAGGATATGCCCTGGCAATACAATACTTTCTGTAA
- a CDS encoding shikimate kinase has product MQIFLIGFMGSGKTYWGDLWSRSGEFAFVDLDELIESKEKKTISKIFEEKGEQYFRELEAATLRSVTDKKDIIISCGGGTPCFHDNMQWMNAHGVTVYLKASPQHLAKRLMKERQKRPVLSGLNDDELVNFIDQKVKERESFYSRAKIILNVEEMKDKEMPEAIRSI; this is encoded by the coding sequence ATGCAAATCTTTCTCATCGGCTTTATGGGCAGCGGTAAAACCTATTGGGGCGATCTATGGTCTCGCTCAGGTGAGTTTGCTTTTGTTGACCTGGATGAGCTGATAGAATCAAAAGAAAAGAAAACAATTTCTAAAATTTTTGAAGAGAAAGGCGAGCAATATTTCCGTGAGCTGGAAGCTGCAACATTACGTTCAGTAACTGATAAAAAAGATATCATTATTAGTTGCGGTGGCGGTACTCCTTGCTTTCATGATAATATGCAGTGGATGAATGCGCATGGCGTTACTGTTTATTTAAAAGCATCTCCGCAACATTTAGCAAAACGATTAATGAAGGAAAGACAAAAACGCCCTGTATTAAGTGGTTTGAACGACGACGAGTTGGTGAATTTTATCGATCAAAAAGTAAAAGAAAGAGAGTCGTTTTATAGCCGGGCAAAAATTATTTTGAACGTTGAAGAAATGAAGGATAAGGAAATGCCCGAAGCGATCAGATCCATTTAA
- a CDS encoding BamA/TamA family outer membrane protein — MVRFFLLLIVLIPLQSIAQDSLHADAMQQQTDVINLFHHLLHQQTHRSDTGTVNISVLPGAGYSTATGFAGVLSAAGAFYIEKHHAADDKISNIITSLTYSQYNQIIFPIQASIWTKHNEFNITTDWRYLKYPSTTFGLGGKSDINNGYTINFNYIKLHQTVLKSVAKNLFTGFGYYYDYFWNVKQVNPPVGIRTDFQRYGLTPTVAASGPVLRFLYDSRLNQINPSDGWYGNVVYRSNLTAMGSDENWQSLLIDVRKYIHLSPSSKNILAFWSYNLFTVAGKPPYLLLPSTGWDDFYNTGRGYIQGRYRGRNMLYLESEYRFGILNNGLIGGVVFLNAESLPREISRQFDVIAPACGVGLRLKLNKFSKTNVCIDYGIGMEGSKGISVNLGEVF, encoded by the coding sequence TTGGTAAGGTTTTTTTTATTGCTCATTGTTCTTATACCCTTGCAATCAATAGCACAGGATAGTTTGCATGCTGATGCTATGCAACAACAAACGGATGTGATCAATCTCTTTCATCATCTCCTCCATCAACAAACTCACCGTTCAGATACCGGCACTGTAAATATTTCAGTATTGCCCGGCGCCGGTTACTCCACTGCTACAGGCTTTGCCGGTGTATTAAGTGCAGCAGGCGCTTTTTATATAGAGAAGCATCATGCTGCTGATGATAAGATATCCAATATTATTACCAGTCTTACTTATTCGCAATACAACCAGATCATCTTTCCTATACAAGCAAGCATCTGGACAAAACATAATGAATTTAATATTACTACCGACTGGCGTTATTTAAAATATCCTTCCACTACTTTTGGTTTAGGCGGTAAGTCTGATATCAACAATGGTTATACCATCAACTTTAATTATATAAAGCTGCATCAAACGGTTTTAAAAAGTGTTGCAAAAAACCTGTTTACAGGATTTGGTTATTATTATGATTATTTCTGGAATGTAAAACAGGTGAATCCTCCAGTTGGTATCCGCACCGATTTTCAACGCTATGGCTTAACGCCTACGGTGGCTGCATCCGGGCCGGTTTTACGCTTTTTATATGATTCACGGCTTAACCAGATCAATCCATCGGATGGGTGGTATGGCAATGTGGTATATCGTTCCAATCTTACTGCTATGGGCAGCGATGAGAACTGGCAATCGTTATTGATAGATGTGCGTAAGTATATTCATCTATCTCCTTCTTCAAAAAATATTTTAGCTTTCTGGAGTTATAACCTGTTTACCGTTGCAGGCAAGCCTCCTTATTTATTATTGCCCAGCACGGGTTGGGATGATTTTTATAATACTGGTAGAGGTTATATACAGGGACGTTATCGCGGAAGGAACATGCTCTATTTAGAATCGGAATACCGCTTTGGTATTTTAAATAACGGATTGATAGGTGGTGTGGTATTCTTAAATGCAGAATCGTTGCCAAGAGAGATCTCCAGGCAGTTTGATGTGATTGCTCCTGCATGTGGTGTTGGCCTCCGTTTGAAGCTGAACAAGTTCTCTAAAACAAATGTTTGCATTGATTATGGAATAGGTATGGAAGGATCAAAAGGTATATCCGTTAATCTAGGTGAGGTATTTTAA
- a CDS encoding DUF1330 domain-containing protein, translated as MNSLVENGSMFQTYMNTFERSNYNSMQQAYLHPTYEAGKALFNKNIKGAIINLNLIKLKETADYSTTPHLDPGKPISGLEAYNLYIKEALPFLKASGGEILFIGKGDSFLIGPADEHWDICMLVKQNSVQDFFSFEQNPEYMKITGHRTAAIEDARLLPLEEYILNNK; from the coding sequence ATGAATTCTTTAGTAGAAAATGGTAGCATGTTTCAAACCTATATGAATACCTTTGAACGATCAAATTATAACAGCATGCAACAAGCTTACCTACACCCCACCTACGAAGCAGGCAAAGCATTATTCAATAAAAATATTAAAGGAGCTATTATTAATCTGAACCTGATCAAGCTAAAAGAAACTGCCGATTATTCAACAACTCCGCATTTAGATCCGGGCAAACCAATAAGCGGACTGGAAGCCTATAATTTATACATCAAAGAAGCATTACCATTTTTAAAAGCTTCCGGTGGTGAGATCTTATTTATTGGAAAAGGCGATTCTTTTTTAATAGGTCCTGCTGATGAACACTGGGACATTTGTATGCTGGTGAAACAAAACAGTGTTCAGGATTTTTTTTCGTTTGAACAAAACCCTGAATACATGAAGATCACAGGACATCGGACCGCCGCTATTGAAGACGCAAGATTATTACCGTTGGAAGAATATATTTTAAATAACAAGTAA
- a CDS encoding alpha/beta fold hydrolase, producing the protein MFSPLAIRYKIKSISFLFLLFISSPSFSQQINYGNNPSAGNYKLINGIKLYYEIYGKGEPVLLIHGNGGSISSFKNNIPYFATKYKVITVDSRSQGKSLDAGDSISFELMANDFITLLDSLQIDSCNVIGWSDGGITALIMAMRYPSRIKKIAASGANIIPDSTALSAGLYKEMQEEYNRKKNMDLYKSSTEKNEWKLFLLDYFQPHINFSELAAIKCPSLIICGDRDLIRLEHTIKIYQNIPNAWLWIVPNSGHGTLIEHADEFNKKVDEFFSRKW; encoded by the coding sequence ATGTTTTCACCATTAGCTATACGATATAAAATAAAATCAATCTCCTTTCTTTTCCTACTTTTTATCTCCTCTCCTTCTTTCTCTCAACAAATAAACTATGGTAATAACCCATCAGCAGGCAATTACAAACTCATCAACGGCATAAAATTATATTATGAAATTTATGGAAAAGGCGAACCTGTTTTATTGATACATGGTAATGGCGGCAGCATAAGCTCTTTTAAAAATAATATCCCCTACTTCGCTACAAAATATAAAGTGATCACAGTTGACAGTCGTTCGCAGGGCAAGTCTTTAGATGCTGGAGATTCCATAAGCTTTGAATTAATGGCGAACGATTTTATTACCCTGCTGGATAGCTTACAAATAGATTCCTGCAATGTAATTGGCTGGAGCGATGGTGGTATTACTGCTTTGATCATGGCAATGCGTTATCCTTCCCGAATAAAAAAGATAGCCGCCAGCGGTGCCAATATTATTCCTGATTCTACAGCATTGAGCGCCGGCTTGTATAAAGAAATGCAGGAGGAATATAACCGGAAGAAAAATATGGATTTGTACAAATCATCAACAGAAAAGAATGAGTGGAAATTATTTTTATTGGATTATTTTCAGCCCCATATAAATTTTTCAGAGCTGGCTGCTATAAAATGTCCGTCATTAATTATATGTGGAGATAGAGATCTTATCCGTTTGGAGCACACCATAAAGATCTATCAAAACATTCCTAACGCCTGGTTATGGATAGTGCCCAACAGCGGGCATGGTACATTAATTGAACATGCAGATGAATTCAATAAAAAGGTAGATGAATTCTTTAGTAGAAAATGGTAG
- a CDS encoding DUF423 domain-containing protein, whose protein sequence is MEALLEPMEALSGIWKIKSPVISTFAINFSFLHTMNKNILLTAALLGAVAVMLGAFAAHGLKQMIRAEQIEIFQKGVTYQFYHVFALLAVGILYKEVGNNLLKWSARLFTAGIVFFSGSLYYLAFFEADAPPSPKWQWLYLITPLGGLCFIVGWLLLALAVAKNK, encoded by the coding sequence ATGGAAGCGTTACTGGAACCGATGGAAGCTTTATCAGGCATATGGAAAATAAAATCTCCGGTAATCTCTACATTTGCAATTAATTTTTCTTTTTTACACACAATGAATAAAAATATCCTCCTCACTGCCGCTTTATTAGGTGCCGTAGCGGTAATGCTCGGCGCTTTTGCAGCACATGGTTTAAAGCAAATGATAAGAGCAGAGCAAATTGAAATATTTCAAAAAGGCGTTACCTACCAGTTCTACCATGTATTTGCATTGCTGGCAGTAGGCATTTTATATAAAGAGGTTGGCAACAATCTCTTAAAATGGTCTGCAAGATTGTTTACCGCAGGCATTGTATTCTTCAGCGGTTCATTGTATTATCTCGCTTTCTTTGAAGCAGATGCGCCTCCTTCCCCAAAATGGCAATGGCTTTATTTGATCACTCCTTTAGGTGGACTTTGTTTTATTGTGGGTTGGTTATTATTGGCTTTGGCAGTAGCTAAAAACAAGTAA
- a CDS encoding FtsK/SpoIIIE family DNA translocase, translated as MATKKKTTKPKAAEADALQTETVEKVEVKKLLKDERTHKIAGAICMLVAFLLFVAFTSYLFTWDEDQDKVINQGIHLLLVNDIKVNNQLGTFGAFLSDFFIRKGFGIASFLICTFFFTLSINLFFGRKVFSIARNIKYVLIGLVVLSVGFAVVFNGKLFPWGGEVGNMSRDWLFNILGEVGTFAILIVAVLSYIIWRFNPAFNFTAKKNVQPINAAVAEEAAVAVDEITPEENAISEEVKGNFLKGNAGMMNPLGDTRPAFNDDIKIIEKEEEPVAVKEEEKPIESKEIPLAIEPAVVKPVPVVKAKEEAPASPLELEIKTVPDKVEEEVPVMSAVQKVAASKPYDPVLDLRDYKYPTLDLLENHGSEKIVQDPNELENNKNQIISTLRNYDIEIQKIAATVGPTVTLYEIIPVAGVRISRIKNLEDDIALSLAALGIRIIAPIPGKGTIGIEVPNAKKTIVSMKTLLASDKFQNNNFALPIAIGKKIDNENFIVDLASMPHLLMAGATGQGKSVGLNAILVSLLYKKHPSQLKFVLVDPKKVELSIYRAIENHFLAKLPGEEDAIITDTKKVINTLNALCIEMDNRYDLLKEAGCRNIREYNEKFAARKLNPEKGHQFLPFIVLVVDEFADLIMTAGKEVEMPIARLAQLARAVGVHLIIATQRPSVNIITGTIKANFPARIGFKVSSKIDSRTILDAGGAEQLIGKGDLLVSYNGELVRLQCAFVDTPEVDKIVEFIGEQRGYPQPFLLPEYVDEKELESRDFDASDKDPLFEDAAKLIVASQVGSTSLLQRRMKLGYNRAGRLMDQLEAAGIVGANQGSKARDVLIKTDADLQEFLNNMV; from the coding sequence ATGGCAACTAAGAAAAAAACTACTAAACCCAAAGCTGCAGAAGCCGACGCATTGCAAACTGAAACCGTAGAAAAGGTAGAAGTAAAAAAATTGCTGAAAGACGAGCGCACACATAAAATTGCAGGTGCAATATGTATGCTCGTAGCGTTCTTATTATTTGTAGCATTCACCTCTTATTTATTTACCTGGGATGAAGACCAGGATAAAGTAATTAACCAGGGCATTCACCTGTTGTTGGTAAACGATATTAAAGTAAACAATCAGCTGGGAACCTTTGGCGCTTTCCTCTCAGACTTTTTTATTCGCAAAGGATTTGGAATAGCATCCTTCTTGATCTGCACTTTCTTTTTTACCCTTAGCATTAATTTATTTTTTGGTAGAAAAGTTTTTTCTATTGCCCGCAATATTAAATATGTATTGATCGGACTGGTAGTGTTAAGTGTTGGATTTGCAGTAGTGTTCAATGGTAAGCTTTTTCCCTGGGGCGGAGAAGTAGGGAATATGAGCAGGGATTGGCTGTTCAATATTTTGGGGGAAGTTGGAACATTTGCGATATTGATCGTTGCCGTGCTGTCATATATTATCTGGCGATTTAATCCTGCATTTAATTTCACTGCAAAAAAGAATGTACAGCCAATAAATGCAGCCGTGGCAGAAGAGGCGGCAGTTGCTGTTGATGAAATAACACCGGAAGAAAATGCTATATCCGAAGAAGTAAAAGGTAATTTCTTAAAAGGCAATGCCGGGATGATGAATCCTTTAGGTGATACCAGGCCCGCCTTTAATGATGATATTAAAATAATTGAGAAAGAAGAAGAGCCCGTTGCTGTGAAAGAAGAAGAAAAGCCAATAGAATCAAAAGAAATTCCATTAGCAATAGAACCTGCTGTAGTAAAACCGGTGCCTGTTGTAAAAGCAAAAGAAGAAGCGCCGGCATCACCATTGGAACTGGAAATAAAAACAGTACCTGATAAAGTAGAGGAGGAGGTTCCTGTAATGTCGGCAGTACAAAAAGTAGCGGCATCTAAACCTTACGATCCTGTTTTAGATCTGCGTGATTATAAATATCCTACTTTGGATCTGTTGGAAAATCATGGTAGTGAAAAAATAGTGCAGGATCCCAATGAGCTGGAGAATAACAAGAACCAGATCATCAGCACACTTCGCAATTACGATATAGAAATTCAAAAGATAGCTGCAACAGTTGGACCAACGGTAACCTTGTATGAGATCATTCCTGTTGCCGGTGTCCGTATCTCAAGAATTAAAAATCTGGAAGATGATATCGCACTAAGCCTGGCAGCATTAGGTATACGTATCATTGCGCCGATACCCGGTAAGGGTACCATCGGTATTGAAGTGCCGAATGCAAAGAAAACGATCGTAAGCATGAAGACATTACTGGCTTCAGATAAATTTCAAAACAACAATTTTGCACTACCGATTGCTATAGGTAAAAAGATCGATAACGAAAACTTTATCGTTGACCTGGCAAGTATGCCACACTTATTAATGGCAGGTGCAACGGGACAAGGTAAATCCGTTGGATTAAATGCAATATTGGTTTCGTTGCTGTACAAAAAACATCCATCGCAATTAAAGTTTGTATTGGTAGATCCTAAGAAGGTAGAGTTAAGTATTTATCGTGCTATAGAAAATCATTTCTTAGCAAAGTTGCCCGGCGAAGAAGATGCGATCATCACTGATACCAAAAAAGTGATCAATACACTGAATGCTTTATGTATTGAAATGGATAACCGCTACGACCTGTTGAAAGAGGCAGGCTGTAGAAACATTCGTGAGTACAACGAAAAGTTTGCGGCTCGTAAATTGAATCCAGAAAAGGGACATCAGTTCTTACCATTTATTGTGTTGGTAGTAGACGAGTTTGCGGATCTTATTATGACAGCCGGTAAAGAAGTAGAAATGCCGATCGCACGTTTGGCGCAGTTAGCCCGTGCCGTAGGTGTGCATTTGATCATTGCTACACAACGTCCAAGTGTAAATATCATTACAGGTACCATCAAAGCAAACTTCCCGGCTCGTATTGGTTTTAAAGTAAGCAGTAAGATCGATAGTCGTACTATTTTAGATGCCGGCGGTGCTGAGCAGCTAATTGGTAAAGGAGATCTGCTGGTAAGTTACAATGGTGAACTGGTGCGTTTGCAATGTGCATTTGTTGACACACCTGAAGTAGATAAGATCGTTGAATTTATAGGGGAACAACGTGGTTATCCGCAACCTTTCTTATTACCTGAATATGTGGATGAAAAAGAGTTAGAAAGCAGGGACTTTGATGCAAGTGATAAAGATCCTTTGTTTGAAGATGCCGCTAAGCTGATTGTTGCCAGCCAGGTGGGTAGTACCTCTCTGTTACAACGTAGAATGAAGCTGGGGTATAATCGTGCCGGACGTTTAATGGATCAATTGGAAGCGGCTGGTATTGTAGGCGCTAACCAGGGAAGCAAAGCGAGAGATGTATTAATTAAAACAGATGCAGACCTGCAGGAGTTTTTGAATAATATGGTTTAG
- a CDS encoding bifunctional folylpolyglutamate synthase/dihydrofolate synthase, whose protein sequence is MNYEQTLDHLYSQLPMFSRIGAAAYKEDLHNTIAICKALDNPQHKFKSIHIAGTNGKGSTSHMLAAILQQAGYKTGLYTSPHLKDFRERIKINGEFISKEFIVDFVERTKALSESIQPSFFELTVAMAFEYFALEKVDIAIIETGLGGRLDSTNVITPILSVITNIGYDHTNILGNTLEKIAFEKAGIIKKNIPVVIGEYVDETKPVFLKKAEEEKAPIYFAQDKFNTSDLQFKLELLSLSVEDSNNRNKEIFALDLTGAYQVNNLLTVLSAEEILLQQGFIISSEAEKFALANVKKLTGLHGRWEVIQDKPIIILDVGHNENGVRQIVSQSANYILQHTDAQLHFVMGFVKDKDVDAVLQLFPKEANYYFTHSHIPRALPAEELQQKAAIYRLQGDRFENVNDALKAAKQKANEKDLIVVCGSVFLVGEVNN, encoded by the coding sequence ATGAATTACGAGCAAACGCTTGATCATCTCTATTCTCAATTGCCAATGTTCAGTCGTATTGGCGCTGCAGCTTATAAAGAAGATTTACACAATACCATTGCTATTTGCAAAGCATTAGATAATCCTCAGCATAAGTTCAAAAGTATTCATATTGCCGGCACCAACGGCAAAGGCTCTACCAGTCATATGCTGGCAGCTATATTGCAACAGGCTGGATATAAAACAGGATTATATACATCGCCACATTTAAAAGATTTTAGAGAACGGATTAAAATAAATGGTGAATTTATTTCCAAAGAATTTATTGTTGATTTTGTTGAAAGAACAAAAGCTCTCAGTGAAAGCATACAGCCTTCATTTTTTGAGTTAACAGTTGCAATGGCTTTTGAATATTTTGCATTGGAGAAAGTAGACATTGCTATTATTGAAACAGGATTAGGCGGCAGATTGGATAGCACCAATGTTATCACTCCTATTCTATCTGTTATTACTAATATTGGTTACGATCATACCAATATTTTAGGGAATACGCTTGAAAAAATTGCATTTGAGAAAGCGGGCATCATCAAAAAAAACATTCCTGTTGTTATTGGAGAATATGTAGATGAAACAAAACCTGTTTTTCTAAAAAAAGCGGAAGAAGAAAAAGCCCCCATCTATTTTGCACAAGACAAATTCAATACTTCTGATCTTCAATTTAAGCTAGAGCTTTTATCATTAAGCGTTGAAGACAGTAATAATAGGAATAAAGAAATATTTGCTTTAGATCTTACAGGTGCTTACCAGGTAAATAATTTATTAACCGTATTAAGCGCCGAAGAAATATTATTACAACAAGGCTTTATAATCAGCAGTGAAGCAGAAAAGTTTGCGTTAGCCAATGTAAAAAAACTAACGGGCTTACATGGACGCTGGGAAGTGATACAGGACAAGCCAATTATTATTTTGGATGTTGGCCATAATGAGAATGGTGTACGCCAGATCGTATCGCAAAGCGCAAACTATATATTACAACATACAGATGCACAATTACATTTTGTAATGGGTTTTGTAAAAGATAAAGACGTAGATGCCGTATTACAATTGTTTCCTAAAGAAGCTAATTACTATTTTACACATTCGCATATTCCAAGGGCATTGCCGGCAGAAGAACTTCAGCAAAAAGCTGCCATCTATCGTTTACAAGGCGATCGTTTTGAAAATGTAAACGATGCTCTTAAAGCTGCCAAACAAAAAGCGAATGAGAAAGACCTGATCGTTGTTTGCGGAAGTGTTTTTTTAGTGGGAGAAGTAAATAATTAA
- a CDS encoding YggS family pyridoxal phosphate-dependent enzyme, whose protein sequence is MSINLEKYNQIKEELEGKATLVAVSKTKPVEDIKALYDLGHRDFGENYVQELVDKQAQLPKDIRWHFIGHLQSNKVKFIAPFIHLIHAIDSISLLKEIDKQAEKANRIIDLLLQVYIAKEETKFGLSDHELQAIIPQLPAFKNVSVKGLMGMASFTNDMRKARAEFHHLKNLYHTLTIHDSRFTILSMGMSSDYHEALHEGTNMVRIGSLLFGEREYQK, encoded by the coding sequence ATGAGCATCAACTTAGAAAAATACAATCAAATAAAAGAAGAGCTGGAAGGTAAAGCCACATTGGTAGCCGTTTCCAAGACCAAACCTGTTGAAGACATCAAAGCATTGTACGATCTGGGTCACAGAGACTTTGGAGAAAATTATGTTCAGGAACTGGTAGATAAGCAAGCTCAATTGCCTAAAGACATTCGCTGGCATTTTATTGGTCACCTGCAAAGTAATAAAGTAAAATTTATTGCGCCTTTTATTCACTTGATACATGCAATAGATAGCATAAGCTTATTAAAAGAAATAGATAAGCAAGCCGAAAAAGCGAATAGAATCATTGATTTGTTATTGCAGGTTTATATCGCCAAAGAAGAAACCAAATTCGGATTAAGCGACCATGAACTGCAAGCGATCATTCCGCAATTACCAGCGTTCAAAAATGTATCTGTAAAAGGATTAATGGGGATGGCTTCCTTCACTAATGATATGCGCAAAGCAAGAGCAGAGTTCCATCATTTAAAAAACCTTTATCATACTTTGACGATCCATGATTCACGATTCACCATCTTAAGCATGGGCATGAGCAGTGATTATCATGAAGCTTTACACGAAGGAACCAATATGGTTCGTATAGGGAGCTTGTTATTCGGAGAGCGTGAATACCAAAAATAA
- a CDS encoding acyl-CoA dehydrogenase family protein, with protein sequence MLFQLSEEHLMIQKAARDFANTECLPGVIERDELQKFPKEQIVKLAELGFMGLMVKPEYGGSGMDAISYVLAMEEISKIDASVSVCMSVNNSLVCYGLQEFGTEEQKQKYLTPLAQGKKGDELYIGAFLLSEPEAGSDATSQHTVAEDKGDHYLLNGVKNWITNGNSASVYLVMAQTDATKGSHGINTFIVEKNWPGITVGAKENKMGIRGSDTHSISFTDVKVPKENRIGAEGFGFSFAMKTLAGGRIGIASQALGIAGGAYERAVAYSKQRRSFGKEIKDHQIIQFKLSDMATRIEASRLLCLKAAWEKDQHKDYALSSSMAKVYASETAMWVTTEAVQIHGGYGYVKEYHVERLMRDAKITQIYEGTSEVQRIVISRAILK encoded by the coding sequence ATGCTGTTTCAACTTTCAGAAGAACATTTAATGATCCAAAAAGCTGCCCGGGATTTTGCCAATACTGAATGTTTGCCCGGTGTAATTGAAAGAGATGAACTACAGAAATTTCCTAAAGAGCAAATTGTAAAACTGGCAGAGTTGGGTTTTATGGGCTTAATGGTAAAACCTGAGTATGGAGGCAGTGGTATGGACGCTATCAGTTACGTATTGGCAATGGAAGAGATAAGCAAGATAGATGCAAGTGTTAGTGTATGCATGAGCGTTAATAACAGCTTAGTTTGTTATGGCTTGCAGGAATTTGGAACAGAAGAACAAAAACAAAAATATCTTACTCCTTTAGCGCAAGGGAAAAAAGGCGATGAACTATATATCGGCGCCTTTCTATTAAGCGAGCCGGAAGCTGGAAGCGATGCTACCTCTCAACACACGGTTGCCGAAGATAAAGGTGATCATTATTTATTGAACGGTGTTAAAAACTGGATAACTAATGGAAATAGCGCCTCTGTATATCTTGTAATGGCACAAACCGATGCAACAAAAGGCAGTCATGGTATTAATACCTTTATCGTTGAAAAAAATTGGCCGGGTATAACAGTGGGTGCTAAAGAAAATAAGATGGGCATCCGGGGTAGCGATACACATAGCATATCTTTCACTGATGTAAAAGTTCCCAAAGAAAACAGGATCGGCGCTGAAGGCTTTGGATTTAGCTTTGCTATGAAGACCTTGGCCGGAGGGCGTATCGGCATTGCATCGCAGGCACTAGGTATTGCAGGCGGCGCTTATGAACGTGCTGTTGCTTACAGCAAACAGCGCAGATCATTTGGCAAGGAAATAAAAGATCACCAGATCATTCAATTCAAACTGTCCGATATGGCTACCCGAATTGAAGCCTCCCGCTTGTTATGCTTAAAAGCTGCATGGGAAAAAGATCAACATAAAGATTATGCACTTAGCAGCAGCATGGCAAAAGTATATGCATCAGAAACTGCTATGTGGGTTACTACTGAAGCGGTGCAAATTCATGGCGGTTACGGTTATGTAAAAGAATACCATGTAGAACGTTTAATGCGTGACGCTAAAATTACACAGATATATGAAGGCACAAGTGAAGTGCAGCGAATTGTTATTAGCAGGGCGATATTGAAATAG